The genomic segment TAAACATTTCTACATTTACACcactttttatctttttttacagTGCGTTGCATTCTGGGTCTCGTTTTCTTTTGTACATGTGTGTGTGTTTGTTTCAGGAAGCGGAAAATATGAACAAAAGAAAAGGGTTGGGTTTGCAGACGATGTGATGAGGGAGCCATCATCCAATAACAAAGAATACTGCAACATGAACAGCCTGCCAAAGCTGCAGGGAAATAAAGCAGCTGGTGAAGATGATCATCAGACTCAGGCTCAGGCTCAGCAGCTCCTGGAAATGTCAAATTCCA from the Gossypium hirsutum isolate 1008001.06 chromosome D09, Gossypium_hirsutum_v2.1, whole genome shotgun sequence genome contains:
- the LOC107892879 gene encoding uncharacterized protein; translation: MEAAGLVAVLAVSGSVVFIAHQLHKRLLSDFMRKVEFELCGSGKYEQKKRVGFADDVMREPSSNNKEYCNMNSLPKLQGNKAAGEDDHQTQAQAQQLLEMSNSMPLNRQVLYKGILQYKTRHV